One genomic segment of Mesoterricola silvestris includes these proteins:
- a CDS encoding ABC transporter permease: MSESTTPVAARGLGHQAALAWEVVVSGLTELWAHKMRSILTLTLLMLGVFALVVMTSVLDGILDKIGTGFSGMSWDGTLVMAPKTPETSDEQKRFAMSPGLRMEDVPRLTAPYDKVMAFMPRSVKQTSVRVAGGNERIMVSGNVPDYIPVMNRKIASGRGLTEDDQKRRSTVAVLGASLASKFLGGADPVGKDIMVDGIPFRVVGVLAPLMIFNEDSWVDANGMLIPLEAYMDRLDPTHKLAQLGVKLKAKRDAKDVTALVLGRAKQAHHGIEDVEILDLDAEAARSWQNFMQQMRGWTIVLMSLAGTVLLVGGVGVLSVMLISFSDRRYEIGLRKALGASDQEIFVQFLLEAAVLAALGALTGTLAGAALCKALSANFPYGLVVNMYGLLMAWAVALALSLVFGMYPAFRAMRLSPMEAMR, encoded by the coding sequence ATGAGTGAATCGACGACGCCCGTGGCCGCCCGGGGACTGGGGCACCAGGCCGCCCTGGCCTGGGAGGTGGTGGTCAGCGGCCTCACGGAGCTGTGGGCCCACAAGATGCGGTCCATCCTCACCCTCACGCTCCTCATGCTCGGGGTCTTCGCCCTGGTGGTGATGACCTCGGTGCTGGACGGCATCCTGGACAAGATCGGCACCGGGTTCTCCGGCATGAGCTGGGACGGCACCCTCGTCATGGCCCCCAAGACCCCCGAGACCTCCGACGAGCAGAAGCGCTTCGCCATGAGCCCGGGCCTGCGCATGGAGGACGTGCCGCGCCTCACCGCCCCCTACGACAAGGTGATGGCCTTCATGCCCCGGTCCGTGAAACAGACAAGCGTGCGTGTGGCCGGCGGCAACGAGCGGATCATGGTCTCCGGCAACGTGCCGGACTACATCCCCGTCATGAACCGCAAGATCGCCTCCGGCCGCGGCCTCACGGAGGACGACCAGAAGCGCCGCTCCACGGTGGCGGTGCTGGGCGCCAGCCTGGCCTCCAAGTTCCTGGGGGGCGCGGACCCCGTGGGCAAGGACATCATGGTGGACGGCATCCCCTTCCGGGTGGTGGGCGTGCTGGCCCCCCTCATGATCTTCAACGAGGACTCCTGGGTGGACGCCAACGGCATGCTCATCCCCCTGGAAGCCTACATGGACCGCCTGGACCCCACCCACAAGCTGGCCCAGCTGGGGGTGAAGCTCAAGGCCAAGCGGGACGCCAAGGACGTCACCGCCCTGGTGCTGGGCCGGGCCAAGCAGGCCCACCACGGCATCGAGGACGTGGAGATCCTGGACCTGGACGCCGAGGCCGCGCGCTCCTGGCAGAACTTCATGCAGCAGATGCGGGGCTGGACCATCGTCCTCATGAGCCTGGCGGGCACCGTGCTCCTGGTGGGGGGCGTGGGGGTGCTGTCGGTGATGCTCATCTCCTTCTCGGACCGCCGCTACGAGATCGGCCTGCGCAAGGCCCTGGGGGCCTCGGACCAGGAGATCTTCGTGCAGTTCCTGCTGGAAGCGGCCGTGCTGGCGGCTCTCGGCGCCCTGACGGGCACACTGGCAGGCGCGGCCCTGTGCAAGGCCCTGTCCGCCAACTTCCCCTACGGGCTGGTGGTGAATATGTATGGCCTTCTCATGGCCTGGGCCGTGGCGCTGGCCCTCTCCCTGGTGTTCGGCATGTATCCGGCCTTCCGCGCCATGCGCCTCAGCCCCATGGAAGCCATGCGCTGA
- a CDS encoding ABC transporter permease, with protein MSGSGAFRERLLESWVEIRENLGRSVLQALGVILGVASVLGGFSISDSQRAQSDRLFVKLGGLDKLNVQPNAIVKDGQATALQTANRGLRNDDAEAGSDLDTKAVAGVSVRKNARARTKSPYADQDRQLTGIGADFIPMEGYAVATGRSFSASDMDQGEAVAILGAEAAQTFFPSGDALGSVLTIGDIPVTVIGTFQERVFRFREGQGNIFQWRNRIIALPSSFVQKRMQGDQYRRTDRVTFRLPEVNAIQGFAKNLTAFLKASHRQQEDFRLDDVAARMAKRRSQGDVYNIIFLLSGILALLGGGIVNVNIQMASLKERVREVGVKMAIGASGREVFKGFMTEALLLTLLGAFLGLTAGVLFSWSITLSLGVPLYMRASSFVWAFLLAAVFGFAFALYPAWKASRLSPMEALRYE; from the coding sequence ATGAGCGGCTCGGGCGCCTTCCGCGAACGGCTCCTGGAATCCTGGGTGGAGATCCGGGAGAACCTGGGCCGCTCCGTGCTCCAGGCCCTGGGCGTGATCCTGGGCGTGGCCTCGGTGCTGGGGGGCTTCTCCATCTCCGACAGCCAGCGGGCCCAGAGCGACCGGCTCTTCGTGAAGCTGGGGGGCCTGGACAAGCTCAACGTCCAGCCCAACGCCATCGTCAAGGACGGCCAGGCCACGGCGCTCCAGACCGCCAACCGCGGCCTGCGCAACGACGACGCGGAGGCGGGGTCCGACCTGGACACCAAGGCCGTGGCCGGGGTGAGCGTGCGCAAGAATGCCCGGGCCCGCACCAAGTCGCCCTACGCGGACCAGGACCGCCAGCTCACGGGCATCGGCGCGGACTTCATCCCCATGGAAGGCTACGCCGTGGCCACGGGCCGCTCCTTCAGCGCATCGGACATGGACCAGGGCGAGGCCGTGGCCATCCTCGGCGCCGAGGCGGCCCAGACCTTCTTCCCGTCGGGCGACGCGCTGGGATCGGTCCTCACCATCGGCGACATCCCCGTGACCGTCATCGGCACCTTCCAGGAGCGCGTGTTCCGCTTCAGGGAGGGCCAGGGCAACATCTTCCAGTGGCGCAACCGAATCATCGCCCTGCCCTCCTCCTTCGTGCAGAAGCGCATGCAGGGCGACCAGTACCGCCGCACGGACCGGGTCACGTTCCGCCTGCCCGAGGTCAACGCCATCCAGGGCTTCGCCAAGAACCTCACCGCCTTCCTCAAGGCCAGCCACCGCCAGCAGGAGGACTTCCGCCTGGACGACGTGGCCGCGCGCATGGCCAAGCGGCGCAGCCAGGGGGACGTGTACAACATCATCTTCCTGCTTTCGGGCATCCTGGCCCTGCTGGGCGGGGGCATCGTGAACGTGAACATCCAGATGGCCTCCCTCAAGGAGCGCGTGCGGGAGGTGGGCGTCAAGATGGCCATCGGCGCCTCGGGCCGGGAGGTCTTCAAGGGCTTCATGACCGAGGCCCTGCTGCTGACGCTCCTGGGCGCCTTCCTGGGCCTGACGGCGGGCGTCCTCTTCTCCTGGTCCATCACCCTGAGCCTGGGCGTGCCCCTCTACATGCGGGCCTCCAGCTTCGTGTGGGCCTTCCTGCTGGCGGCCGTCTTCGGCTTCGCCTTCGCCCTGTATCCGGCGTGGAAGGCCAGCCGGCTCTCCCCCATGGAGGCGCTGCGCTATGAGTGA
- a CDS encoding ABC transporter ATP-binding protein translates to MPLVIETREIKKVFGANGTAVHALRGIDLEVEAGEFIALIGPSGSGKSTLMAILGCLDRPTAGSYELDGHPVQGLSGSDLARIRNTKIGFVFQAYNLLPKASVVRNVELPMLYAGVGRKERRARALELLDRVGIADKALKLPGELSGGQKQRVSIARSLANRPTILLADEPTGALDSHTGAEILELFKELNRQGNTVILVTHDLGIAAMAQRKVEIRDGLIATGAPE, encoded by the coding sequence ATGCCGCTCGTCATCGAAACGCGGGAGATCAAGAAGGTCTTCGGCGCCAACGGCACCGCCGTCCATGCCCTGCGCGGCATCGACCTGGAGGTGGAAGCCGGCGAATTCATCGCCCTCATCGGCCCCAGCGGTTCCGGGAAATCCACCCTCATGGCCATCCTGGGCTGCCTGGACCGCCCCACCGCCGGAAGCTACGAGCTGGACGGCCACCCCGTCCAGGGCCTCTCGGGCTCGGACCTGGCCCGCATCCGCAACACCAAGATCGGCTTCGTTTTCCAGGCCTACAACCTTCTGCCCAAGGCCTCGGTGGTGCGCAACGTGGAGCTGCCCATGCTCTACGCCGGCGTGGGCCGCAAGGAGCGCCGGGCCCGGGCCCTGGAGCTGCTGGACCGGGTGGGCATCGCCGACAAGGCCCTGAAGCTCCCCGGGGAGCTCTCCGGGGGCCAGAAGCAGCGCGTGTCCATCGCCAGGTCCCTGGCCAACCGCCCCACCATCCTCCTGGCCGACGAGCCCACCGGGGCCCTGGATTCCCACACCGGCGCCGAGATCCTCGAACTCTTCAAGGAGCTCAACCGCCAGGGCAACACCGTCATCCTCGTCACCCACGACCTGGGCATCGCGGCCATGGCCCAGCGCAAGGTGGAGATCCGCGACGGCCTCATCGCCACGGGCGCGCCGGAATGA
- a CDS encoding efflux RND transporter periplasmic adaptor subunit — translation MRKLWWIVGVAGFVVAGGLLVAAKSTHKPKGNQETPFRLGKVQAEDLQVSVREVGVVDPFVKVDIKSTVSGRVLSYKVREGDMVTAGEVLAEVEPDVNQAQTLSDVQGSVSTAKVSFLNADKDFKQQEALYKDGLVSEQSFRASRTVRDMAQETLKSAQTRYQIVEDRGIPIAGNASTQHAKVISPMSGMIIKKGVELGDTIMSGVNSFNSGTVVYTVADLKSLIIKVNVNEVDVAKVQVGQPVRITLDAFPQRTFNGRVRFVSPAAELVDKIKVFKVEVKLDELSEAYRTGMSANVEILGEKRDKAVSVPLEALQRRDGQTVVFRLKPNLAPEKMAAAKEGLSGRSKFVWLSDHWRDYFDVVPVKAGIATLERVEILSGLNKDEQVCLEDPTRKKVEKDEDNF, via the coding sequence ATGAGAAAGCTCTGGTGGATCGTCGGCGTCGCGGGCTTCGTGGTCGCGGGCGGCTTGCTCGTGGCGGCCAAGAGCACCCACAAGCCCAAGGGGAACCAGGAAACCCCCTTCCGGCTGGGCAAGGTGCAGGCCGAGGACCTCCAGGTGAGCGTCCGGGAAGTGGGCGTGGTGGATCCCTTCGTGAAGGTGGACATCAAGTCCACGGTTTCCGGCCGGGTCCTCTCCTACAAGGTGCGCGAAGGCGACATGGTCACCGCCGGCGAGGTGCTGGCCGAGGTGGAGCCCGACGTGAACCAGGCCCAGACCCTCTCGGACGTGCAGGGCAGCGTCTCCACAGCCAAGGTGTCCTTCCTGAACGCCGACAAGGACTTCAAGCAGCAGGAGGCCCTCTACAAGGACGGCCTCGTGTCCGAGCAGTCCTTCCGGGCCTCCCGCACCGTCCGGGACATGGCCCAGGAGACCCTCAAGTCCGCCCAGACCCGGTACCAGATCGTGGAGGACCGGGGCATCCCCATCGCCGGCAACGCCTCCACCCAGCACGCCAAGGTCATCAGTCCCATGAGCGGCATGATCATCAAGAAGGGCGTGGAACTGGGCGACACCATCATGTCGGGCGTGAACAGCTTCAATTCCGGAACCGTCGTCTACACCGTCGCCGACCTCAAGTCCCTGATCATCAAGGTCAACGTCAACGAGGTGGACGTGGCCAAGGTCCAGGTGGGCCAGCCCGTGCGCATCACCCTGGACGCCTTCCCCCAGCGGACCTTCAACGGCCGGGTGCGCTTCGTGTCCCCCGCCGCCGAACTCGTGGACAAGATCAAGGTCTTCAAGGTCGAGGTCAAGCTGGACGAGCTGAGCGAGGCCTACCGCACCGGCATGAGCGCCAATGTGGAGATCCTGGGCGAGAAGCGCGACAAGGCCGTGAGCGTGCCCCTGGAGGCCCTGCAGCGCCGCGATGGCCAGACCGTCGTCTTCCGCCTGAAGCCGAACCTCGCCCCCGAGAAGATGGCCGCCGCCAAGGAAGGGCTCTCCGGACGCTCCAAGTTCGTGTGGCTCTCGGACCACTGGCGCGACTACTTCGACGTGGTCCCCGTGAAGGCCGGCATCGCCACCCTGGAGCGGGTGGAGATCCTCTCCGGGCTGAACAAGGACGAGCAGGTCTGCCTCGAGGACCCCACCCGCAAGAAGGTGGAAAAGGACGAAGACAACTTCTAG
- a CDS encoding acetate/propionate family kinase, which translates to MLILVLNAGSSSLKFNLVDMEEEKTLAEGIAERIGISEGFIRWTIQGEKGRLELDMANHKKALAAIMEQLKHTVLGEDQDVDAVGHRVAHGGPNFGDSEVITPAVLKEIEELAFYAPLHNPASASGIRTAQELFPGVPQVAVFDTAFHHSMPEYAYTYGLPYELCQRLGLRRYGFHGTSHRYVAERTAALIGKPLEASKIITCHLGNGSSITAVHNGHSVDTSMGLTPLEGVVMGTRSGNLDPGVLTTLMEQEKLDGPALSALLNKKSGLLGISGVSSDCREVEEAMDKNKRAKLAHDVLCYGVLKYVGSYAAAMNGVDAICFTAGIGENSPGLRSWICDRLGFLGVAINEEINGTRSKADRFISTPDSKVAVVVVPTNEELMIAREAKRLTSNN; encoded by the coding sequence GTGTTGATCCTGGTCCTGAATGCCGGCTCGTCCTCCCTGAAGTTCAACCTGGTCGATATGGAGGAAGAGAAGACCCTGGCGGAGGGCATCGCCGAGCGCATCGGCATCTCCGAGGGCTTCATCCGCTGGACCATCCAGGGCGAGAAGGGGCGCCTGGAACTGGACATGGCCAACCACAAGAAGGCCCTGGCCGCCATCATGGAGCAGCTCAAGCACACCGTGCTGGGCGAGGACCAGGACGTGGACGCCGTGGGGCACCGCGTGGCCCACGGGGGTCCCAACTTCGGGGATTCGGAGGTGATCACCCCCGCGGTGCTCAAGGAGATCGAGGAGCTGGCCTTCTACGCCCCCCTGCACAACCCGGCCTCGGCCTCGGGCATCCGCACCGCCCAGGAGCTCTTCCCCGGCGTGCCCCAGGTGGCGGTGTTCGACACCGCCTTCCACCACAGCATGCCCGAGTACGCCTACACCTACGGCCTCCCCTACGAGCTCTGCCAGCGCCTGGGGCTCCGCCGCTACGGCTTCCACGGCACCAGCCACCGCTACGTGGCCGAACGCACCGCCGCCCTCATCGGCAAGCCCCTGGAGGCCTCCAAGATCATCACCTGCCACCTGGGCAACGGCTCCAGCATCACGGCCGTGCACAACGGGCACAGCGTGGACACCTCCATGGGCCTCACGCCCCTGGAAGGCGTCGTCATGGGCACCCGCAGCGGCAACCTGGATCCGGGGGTCCTCACCACCCTCATGGAGCAGGAGAAGCTGGACGGCCCCGCCCTCTCCGCCCTGCTCAACAAGAAATCCGGCCTGCTGGGCATCTCCGGCGTGTCCTCCGACTGCCGCGAGGTGGAGGAGGCCATGGACAAGAACAAGCGCGCCAAGCTCGCCCACGACGTGCTCTGCTACGGCGTCCTGAAGTACGTGGGCAGCTACGCCGCGGCCATGAACGGCGTGGACGCCATCTGCTTCACCGCCGGCATCGGCGAGAACTCCCCGGGCCTGCGCAGCTGGATCTGCGACCGCCTGGGCTTCCTGGGCGTCGCCATCAATGAGGAGATCAACGGCACCCGCAGCAAGGCCGATCGCTTCATTTCCACCCCCGATTCCAAGGTGGCGGTGGTGGTGGTGCCGACCAATGAAGAACTGATGATCGCCCGGGAAGCCAAGCGTCTGACCTCCAACAATTAG
- a CDS encoding TIGR02757 family protein gives MTPSPGPRKKRDHRLRTRLDELHDRYVGQASLALDPLLIPRRYPGAADRELAAFVAAHLAYGRVAPMLTAIEAALAPLGDHPAAWAAEPGALDRLRAALGGWAWRFHTGEDLAQWILAWVRLDRESGGRGLEPHLVPGDGATADQRLSALVLRLRRELPETPGLRFNLPDPLQGAACKRWRMFLRWMVRDEWPDLGLWRDYPRGDLVMPLDTHVARISGFIGLAGRRTPDGKLAREITEALKAMCPEDPLRYDFPIAHLGILGDCPGVRRLPGCAACPLVDLCRAGG, from the coding sequence TTGACCCCTTCGCCCGGCCCCAGAAAGAAACGCGATCACCGGCTCCGCACCCGGCTGGACGAACTCCACGACCGGTACGTGGGCCAGGCCTCCCTGGCCCTGGACCCCCTGCTGATCCCCCGCCGGTACCCGGGCGCCGCGGACCGGGAACTGGCGGCCTTCGTGGCCGCGCACCTGGCCTACGGCCGGGTGGCGCCCATGCTCACCGCCATCGAGGCCGCCCTGGCGCCCCTGGGGGACCATCCCGCGGCCTGGGCCGCGGAGCCCGGGGCCCTGGACAGGCTCCGGGCCGCCCTGGGGGGCTGGGCCTGGCGCTTCCACACGGGGGAGGACCTGGCCCAGTGGATCCTCGCCTGGGTGCGCCTGGACCGGGAATCCGGGGGCCGGGGCCTGGAGCCCCACCTGGTCCCCGGGGACGGCGCCACCGCCGACCAGCGGCTTTCGGCCCTGGTGCTGCGCCTGCGCCGGGAGCTGCCGGAGACCCCCGGACTGAGATTCAATCTGCCGGACCCCCTCCAGGGCGCCGCCTGCAAGCGCTGGCGCATGTTCCTCAGGTGGATGGTGCGGGACGAATGGCCCGACCTGGGCCTCTGGCGGGACTACCCCCGCGGGGACCTGGTCATGCCCCTGGACACCCACGTGGCGCGCATCTCGGGGTTCATCGGCCTGGCGGGGCGCAGGACCCCCGACGGGAAGCTGGCCCGGGAGATCACCGAGGCCCTCAAGGCCATGTGCCCGGAGGACCCCCTGCGCTACGACTTCCCCATCGCCCACCTGGGGATCCTGGGGGACTGCCCCGGGGTGAGGCGCCTCCCGGGATGCGCGGCGTGCCCCCTGGTGGACCTGTGCCGAGCGGGCGGGTGA
- a CDS encoding GspE/PulE/PilB domain-containing protein: MHSDTKKLGELLVDAGLMTPAQLLEALRYQKAAGGRMGSNLVAMGIISDDSLMDFLAQQTGVPRLDVKHLDVLPSVLERIPRRLAEQMTILPVAFKEPKSLVLAMADPSDLNAVDSARFASGLTIEPMVASHSALRLAIADQYRKLESGTLGVTIDVNRTPVDESLPVNFELPSSVPTLKLPAPAFPRDPFFDGLPFKADPPPAGPFEFFVDPEAAPSPDPHQIIHARSAMGEQIQPIDRIPSRALLLGLIRLLQRRGILGTDELQRYIANLVEAGELPGGSTSQQL, translated from the coding sequence ATGCACTCCGACACCAAGAAGTTGGGAGAACTCCTCGTTGACGCCGGCCTCATGACGCCGGCCCAACTGCTGGAGGCCCTGCGCTACCAGAAGGCCGCGGGGGGGCGCATGGGCAGCAACCTGGTGGCCATGGGCATCATCAGCGACGATTCCCTGATGGATTTCCTGGCCCAGCAGACGGGGGTGCCCCGCCTGGACGTGAAGCACCTGGACGTGCTCCCCTCGGTGCTGGAGCGCATTCCGCGCCGTCTGGCCGAGCAGATGACGATCCTCCCCGTGGCCTTCAAGGAGCCCAAGTCCCTGGTGCTGGCCATGGCCGATCCGTCGGACCTGAACGCGGTGGACAGCGCGCGGTTCGCCTCGGGGCTCACCATCGAGCCCATGGTGGCCTCCCATTCCGCCCTGCGCCTGGCCATCGCGGACCAGTACCGCAAGCTGGAATCCGGCACCCTGGGCGTGACCATCGACGTGAACCGGACCCCCGTGGACGAGAGCCTGCCGGTGAATTTCGAGCTGCCCTCCTCCGTCCCGACCCTCAAGCTGCCCGCCCCCGCCTTCCCCCGGGACCCCTTCTTCGACGGCCTCCCCTTCAAGGCCGACCCTCCCCCGGCCGGCCCCTTCGAGTTCTTCGTGGATCCGGAGGCCGCCCCATCCCCCGACCCCCACCAGATCATCCACGCCCGCTCCGCCATGGGCGAACAGATCCAGCCCATCGACCGCATCCCCTCCCGGGCCCTCCTCCTGGGCCTCATCCGCCTCCTCCAGCGCCGGGGCATCCTGGGCACCGACGAACTCCAGCGCTACATCGCCAACCTCGTAGAAGCCGGCGAACTCCCCGGGGGGAGTACCAGTCAGCAGCTCTAA